From Gallus gallus isolate bGalGal1 chromosome 14, bGalGal1.mat.broiler.GRCg7b, whole genome shotgun sequence, one genomic window encodes:
- the LOC121106824 gene encoding zinc finger CCCH domain-containing protein 11A-like — translation MHPSAAEDTDEPPAKKLPTAIVPALPGDSLVTIPAVETPPSSLELLPGSQADSVAQSEVSSAPSYSSQDAAETQQLSCAEAGEALVSEEDDLEQFMMEITGELEGEIEVDAEKDVDELLLELSDIIDSVTP, via the exons TCTGCTGCTGAGGACACAGATGAGCCCCCAGCTAAAAAACTACCTACG GCCATCGTTCCAGCCCTGCCCGGGGACAGCCTGGTGACCATTCCTGCAGTCGAAACACCTCCAAGCAG CCTGGAACTGCTTCCAGGAAGCCAGGCGGACTCCGTGGCACAGTCGGAGGTCTCAAGTGCACCATCCTATTCCTCACAAGACGCAGCTGAgacacagcagctgagctgcgcAGAGGCGGGGGAAGCACTCGTCTCTGAAGAGGACGATCTCGAGCAGTTCATGATGGAGATCACAGGAGAACTGGAAGGAGAAATTGAGGTGGACGCTGAGAAGGATGTGGACGAGCTCCTTCTGGAACTGTCTGACATCATTGACAGTGTAACACCATAG